A DNA window from Candidatus Sulfidibacterium hydrothermale contains the following coding sequences:
- the leuB gene encoding 3-isopropylmalate dehydrogenase produces the protein MKMKIAVLAGDGIGPEIVEQGIKVCKAVGEKYHHELVFEEGLVGATAIDAVGNPFPDETFELCKSSDAVLFGAIGDPKYDNDPKAKVRPEQGLLAMRKKLGLYANVRPVTTFRSLLDKSPLRRDLVENVDFVVLRELTGGIYFGKPQGRSEDGNTAYDSSVYHRYEIERIVKLGCEYAMQRSKRLTVVDKANVLATSRLWREVAGEVVKDYPELTVDFMFVDNAAMQIIQWPGKFDVMVTENMFGDILTDEASVITGSLGLLPSASIGKLTSVFEPIHGSYPQAKGKNIANPLGTILSAAMMFEYAFKLNEEAALIREAVMQSMEENYVTEDLTRDNPRSTSEVGDWIADYIRKK, from the coding sequence ATGAAAATGAAAATTGCTGTTTTGGCCGGCGACGGTATAGGTCCTGAAATTGTAGAACAGGGAATAAAAGTATGTAAAGCCGTTGGCGAAAAATATCATCATGAACTGGTATTCGAAGAAGGATTGGTAGGAGCTACCGCTATTGATGCGGTGGGAAATCCTTTTCCTGACGAAACTTTTGAGTTGTGTAAAAGTTCGGATGCGGTGCTCTTTGGTGCCATTGGCGATCCGAAATATGATAACGATCCAAAAGCTAAAGTACGTCCGGAACAAGGTCTCCTGGCCATGCGGAAGAAATTGGGGCTTTATGCCAATGTTCGTCCCGTAACCACTTTCCGTTCGTTGCTGGATAAATCGCCTTTGCGGCGTGATTTGGTGGAAAATGTGGATTTTGTGGTACTCCGCGAACTGACCGGCGGCATCTATTTCGGAAAACCTCAGGGACGTTCTGAAGACGGAAATACAGCGTACGATTCTTCGGTTTATCATCGCTATGAAATTGAACGAATTGTAAAATTGGGTTGCGAATACGCCATGCAGCGGAGCAAACGGTTGACGGTAGTGGATAAAGCCAATGTATTGGCAACCTCAAGGTTGTGGCGTGAGGTGGCCGGAGAAGTGGTCAAAGACTATCCTGAATTGACCGTTGATTTTATGTTTGTGGACAATGCCGCTATGCAAATTATACAATGGCCGGGCAAATTTGATGTGATGGTCACCGAAAATATGTTTGGCGATATCCTTACGGATGAAGCCAGCGTGATTACCGGTTCACTTGGCCTTTTGCCATCGGCTTCTATTGGAAAACTGACGTCGGTTTTTGAACCGATTCACGGATCGTATCCGCAGGCCAAGGGCAAAAATATTGCCAACCCGTTGGGGACCATTCTTTCTGCGGCCATGATGTTTGAATATGCCTTTAAATTGAATGAAGAAGCGGCTTTGATTCGTGAGGCCGTAATGCAGTCGATGGAAGAAAATTATGTTACCGAAGATCTAACCCGTGACAACCCGCGTTCCACTTCTGAAGTAGGCGACTGGATTGCTGATTATATCCGGAAAAAATAG
- a CDS encoding SUF system Fe-S cluster assembly protein has translation MTAEEKRALEEKIINVLKNIFDPEIPVNIYDLGLIYEHKVDDEGNVKILMTLTAPNCPVAEILPQQVKEEISYLTGVKNVDVEITFDPPWDQDMISDEAKLELGLL, from the coding sequence ATGACGGCAGAAGAAAAACGTGCTTTGGAAGAAAAGATCATTAATGTTTTGAAAAATATTTTTGATCCCGAGATCCCGGTGAATATTTATGATCTGGGACTGATTTATGAACACAAAGTGGATGACGAAGGCAATGTAAAAATCCTGATGACGCTTACGGCTCCCAATTGTCCGGTGGCAGAAATTTTGCCACAGCAGGTAAAAGAGGAGATCTCCTATCTTACCGGGGTGAAAAATGTGGATGTGGAAATTACCTTCGACCCGCCCTGGGATCAGGATATGATTTCTGACGAAGCCAAATTGGAACTGGGCCTGTTGTAA
- a CDS encoding histidine kinase, with translation MMFSARFKTFLLDLLASPFVLAIPIAVGIILSLPVTFSKYEVKKVTNKDYSRLHSNLVFMDLNKDGASECLVGFNNDINHKAAVKITSNEGVNYDQWNFNGYFQNRSKQFICADLNKDGYPEVYVFYYRHDSVFLGAFQPYPAKRYLFKDRFITKVWKRNGEIDYLIPKIRAVDMDRDGYKDLVFSFVAGYSLQPRCIFIFNRKKDTLLRSKSTGIDLGNIVVADMDNDSFPEIYCSSGTPGNISDTLPIPYDDYDSWFTAYNHKLQFLFPPIENKGYPSYVNIKPFVNDKGEKFIVAFLGNKTKKLLKIRFYKNGTRLFSEKDFPFSPGERFSTENTFGTYRIQGKPYILIYKDGNYLVFINEKLKIKKLKTDYDIGNFILSASLLGKSHKKEYVFLTKGFRNIVITDDHFDHVVRIPVENKGFAFDLQVFDCGVSKNKTGKRELYVRYKTRLYYYTYRFNPLYCLKFPFWLLIYGVVVFILWFAQRMHRNRLLRNRQMEETITALQMKTLKSQLDPHFMFNILNGIANNVALGNKDETYGQIVRFSRLLRGLLRKTETLNTTLKEELDFVKDYLELEKFRFKEDFGYSISIDNHVNLDQKIPQMLIQLLVENAIKHGLRNKTGLKKVDVRLYMESGNTVIEVADNGIGREAAAKLQKPGKGLKLLRDLIRLHRKTGGRGISLQYVDLRDKNGHPSGTLVRVVLDKKS, from the coding sequence ATGATGTTTTCAGCCCGTTTTAAAACATTTTTACTCGACTTGTTGGCCAGCCCGTTTGTGTTGGCTATTCCCATTGCTGTTGGAATTATTCTTTCTCTTCCGGTTACCTTTTCCAAATATGAAGTAAAAAAGGTGACAAACAAAGATTACAGCCGATTGCATTCTAATTTGGTTTTTATGGATTTAAACAAGGATGGTGCTTCAGAATGCCTGGTAGGTTTTAATAATGATATTAATCATAAAGCAGCGGTAAAGATAACAAGCAATGAGGGAGTTAATTATGACCAATGGAATTTTAACGGTTATTTCCAGAATCGATCGAAACAATTTATCTGTGCGGATTTGAATAAGGATGGTTATCCGGAAGTGTATGTTTTTTATTATCGTCATGATTCGGTTTTTCTCGGTGCTTTTCAACCCTATCCCGCTAAGCGGTATCTGTTTAAAGACCGGTTTATCACCAAAGTATGGAAAAGAAATGGCGAAATAGATTACCTTATTCCAAAAATTCGGGCCGTTGATATGGACCGAGACGGATATAAAGATTTGGTTTTTTCTTTTGTGGCTGGTTACTCTTTACAGCCGCGTTGTATTTTTATCTTTAACCGGAAAAAAGACACATTACTCCGCTCGAAGTCCACGGGAATTGATTTGGGGAATATAGTGGTTGCGGATATGGATAATGATTCCTTTCCTGAAATTTATTGTAGCTCCGGTACACCGGGCAATATCAGCGACACCCTGCCCATTCCTTACGATGATTATGATTCGTGGTTTACCGCGTATAATCATAAACTGCAATTTCTGTTTCCTCCCATAGAGAATAAGGGATATCCCTCTTATGTAAATATTAAGCCTTTTGTGAATGACAAAGGGGAAAAATTTATTGTGGCCTTTTTGGGAAATAAGACAAAAAAGTTGTTGAAAATCCGGTTTTATAAAAATGGTACCCGGTTGTTTTCAGAAAAAGATTTTCCTTTCTCTCCTGGTGAAAGATTTTCGACGGAAAATACTTTTGGAACGTACCGGATTCAAGGGAAACCCTATATACTCATTTATAAAGATGGGAATTATCTTGTATTTATTAATGAGAAACTGAAAATTAAAAAATTGAAGACAGATTATGATATTGGGAACTTTATTTTGTCTGCTTCTCTTCTTGGGAAAAGTCATAAAAAAGAATATGTTTTTCTTACCAAAGGATTTCGGAATATCGTTATTACCGATGACCATTTTGATCATGTAGTACGAATTCCTGTAGAAAATAAAGGTTTTGCTTTTGATTTACAGGTATTTGATTGTGGCGTTTCTAAAAACAAAACAGGGAAAAGAGAATTATATGTTCGGTATAAAACGCGGCTGTATTATTATACATACAGATTCAATCCATTGTACTGTTTAAAGTTTCCTTTCTGGCTGCTGATTTACGGAGTAGTGGTTTTTATTTTATGGTTTGCCCAGCGGATGCACCGGAACCGGTTATTGCGAAACCGGCAAATGGAAGAAACTATTACGGCGTTGCAGATGAAAACATTAAAAAGCCAGCTTGACCCGCATTTTATGTTTAATATTCTTAATGGTATTGCCAATAATGTAGCGTTGGGGAACAAAGATGAAACGTATGGCCAGATTGTTCGCTTTAGTCGGCTGCTTCGCGGGTTGCTTAGGAAAACAGAGACTTTGAATACTACCCTGAAAGAGGAACTTGATTTTGTGAAAGATTATCTGGAACTGGAAAAATTCCGGTTTAAAGAAGATTTTGGGTATTCTATTTCCATTGATAATCATGTGAATCTTGATCAAAAGATTCCGCAGATGTTGATACAGTTGCTGGTGGAGAATGCCATTAAGCACGGCTTACGAAATAAAACGGGGCTAAAAAAAGTGGATGTCCGGCTTTATATGGAAAGCGGGAATACTGTAATAGAAGTTGCTGACAATGGCATTGGCCGGGAAGCTGCAGCCAAACTGCAAAAACCCGGCAAAGGACTGAAACTGCTCCGCGATTTAATCCGGTTACACCGGAAAACCGGCGGTAGAGGTATCTCTTTGCAATATGTCGATTTACGGGATAAAAACGGCCACCCATCCGGGACCCTTGTGCGGGTAGTGTTGGATAAAAAATCCTGA
- a CDS encoding PLP-dependent cysteine synthase family protein codes for MYQNILQTIGNTPMVKINHLNPNPKVNIFAKLEGFNPTGSIKDRIALKMIQQAEAEGLLTKGKTIIEATSGNTGIGLAMIGNIKGYDVEIVMNDQVSVERRKIIQAFGAKLTLVDAAEGTDGAIKKARELAAAFPDKYFMPDQFSNHFNKLAHYKTTGEEIWQQTNGEVDYLVSAIGTSGTIMGVGKALKENNPKIKIVCAHPVKGHYIQGLKNMEEALVPSIYDPSKIDETVMIETEEAYEMAREIIRKESIFVGMSSGAAMVAAIETAKKAEKGNIVVIFPDRGEKYLSTSLFG; via the coding sequence ATGTATCAAAATATTTTACAGACCATAGGAAATACACCTATGGTGAAAATCAATCATTTGAATCCCAATCCGAAGGTGAATATTTTTGCCAAGCTTGAAGGTTTTAATCCTACGGGAAGCATCAAAGACCGGATTGCCCTGAAAATGATTCAACAGGCCGAAGCCGAAGGACTGTTAACCAAAGGCAAAACCATTATTGAAGCGACTTCCGGAAATACGGGAATCGGTTTAGCCATGATCGGAAATATCAAAGGATATGATGTGGAGATCGTGATGAACGATCAGGTTTCCGTGGAACGCCGTAAAATTATCCAGGCTTTTGGAGCAAAACTTACCCTGGTAGATGCTGCTGAAGGAACCGATGGGGCCATAAAGAAAGCCCGGGAACTGGCCGCTGCTTTTCCGGATAAATATTTTATGCCCGATCAGTTTAGCAATCATTTCAATAAACTGGCCCATTACAAAACCACAGGAGAAGAAATCTGGCAGCAAACCAATGGAGAGGTGGATTATCTGGTTTCGGCCATTGGAACATCAGGAACCATTATGGGAGTAGGTAAAGCATTGAAAGAAAACAATCCGAAAATAAAAATTGTTTGTGCTCATCCGGTCAAAGGGCATTATATCCAGGGACTGAAAAACATGGAAGAAGCCCTGGTACCCTCGATTTACGATCCGTCAAAAATTGATGAGACGGTAATGATTGAAACGGAAGAAGCTTATGAAATGGCCCGTGAAATTATTCGGAAAGAAAGCATCTTTGTCGGCATGAGCAGTGGGGCAGCTATGGTGGCTGCTATAGAAACAGCCAAAAAAGCAGAAAAAGGAAACATTGTGGTGATTTTTCCCGACCGTGGAGAGAAATATTTGAGCACATCGCTATTTGGTTGA
- a CDS encoding 2-isopropylmalate synthase, translating to MSDKIIVFDTTLRDGEQVPGCQLNTVEKIEVAKALESLGVDVIEAGFPISSPGDFQSVVEISKAVSKPVICGLTRAIEKDIEVAAEALQYAKRKRIHTGIGTSPYHIKYKLNSTPDKILERAVAAVKYAKKFVEDVEFYAEDAGRSDNAYLAKVVEAVIAAGATVVNIPDTTGYCLPHEFGEKIRYLMEHVSNVHKAVISTHCHNDLGMATANTIEGVLNGARQVEVTINGIGERAGNTSLEEVVMILKSHKDLPLHTDINTKQIYKTSRLVSSLMNMPVQPNKAIVGRNAFAHSSGIHQDGVLKNRENYEIINPKDVGIKESSIELTARSGRAALKHRLKILGYSFARKELDKIYDRFLALADKKKDIKDDDLRALIGKATRKDHKIHLELLQVVCGKSAVPMATVQLKINDEIHSATASGNGPIDAAFTAVKQIIKRKVHLEEFLIQAITRGSDDLGKVHVQIENRGTLYYGFSASTDIITGAVEAFVDAISKII from the coding sequence ATGAGCGACAAAATTATTGTTTTTGACACCACACTTCGTGATGGCGAACAAGTACCCGGTTGTCAGCTGAACACCGTGGAAAAAATTGAAGTAGCCAAAGCTCTCGAATCTTTGGGGGTAGATGTCATTGAAGCCGGATTTCCTATTTCCAGCCCCGGTGATTTCCAGTCGGTGGTCGAAATCTCTAAAGCGGTTTCCAAACCGGTAATTTGCGGACTTACCCGTGCCATTGAAAAAGATATTGAAGTAGCGGCAGAAGCGTTGCAGTATGCCAAACGAAAAAGAATCCATACCGGTATCGGAACGTCTCCGTACCACATTAAATACAAGCTGAATTCTACCCCGGATAAAATTCTGGAAAGGGCAGTGGCTGCGGTGAAATATGCCAAGAAGTTTGTGGAAGATGTGGAGTTTTACGCTGAAGATGCCGGACGGAGCGACAATGCTTATCTTGCCAAAGTGGTGGAAGCCGTGATTGCTGCCGGTGCTACGGTGGTAAATATTCCGGATACTACCGGTTATTGTCTTCCTCATGAATTTGGCGAAAAAATCCGTTACCTGATGGAGCATGTTTCAAATGTGCACAAAGCGGTAATCTCTACGCATTGTCATAACGATTTGGGGATGGCAACCGCCAATACCATCGAAGGCGTTTTGAATGGAGCCCGGCAGGTGGAAGTTACCATTAACGGTATTGGAGAACGGGCCGGAAATACGTCGCTCGAAGAGGTGGTAATGATTCTGAAAAGTCATAAAGATCTGCCTTTGCATACAGATATCAATACCAAACAGATTTATAAAACCAGCCGTTTGGTTTCGTCGCTCATGAACATGCCAGTACAACCCAACAAAGCCATTGTAGGACGTAATGCTTTTGCTCATTCGTCTGGAATTCACCAGGATGGCGTGTTGAAAAACCGGGAAAACTATGAGATTATTAATCCTAAAGATGTGGGGATCAAAGAGTCGAGTATCGAGCTGACCGCCCGGAGTGGCCGTGCTGCACTAAAACACCGTTTGAAAATTCTCGGTTACAGCTTTGCCCGCAAAGAACTGGATAAGATTTATGATCGTTTTCTGGCTTTGGCAGATAAGAAAAAAGACATCAAAGATGATGATTTACGGGCACTAATCGGGAAAGCAACCCGTAAAGACCACAAAATTCATCTGGAGCTTTTGCAGGTGGTGTGTGGTAAATCGGCGGTTCCGATGGCTACAGTCCAGCTGAAAATCAATGACGAGATCCATTCGGCTACCGCTTCAGGAAACGGTCCTATTGATGCTGCTTTTACGGCAGTCAAGCAAATCATTAAACGCAAGGTGCATCTCGAAGAGTTTTTAATTCAGGCCATTACCCGTGGTAGTGACGATTTGGGTAAAGTGCATGTGCAAATTGAAAATCGTGGAACACTTTACTATGGTTTTTCGGCCAGTACCGATATTATTACCGGCGCAGTAGAAGCTTTTGTAGATGCTATTTCAAAAATTATTTAA
- a CDS encoding SufE family protein — protein sequence MTIAEKEQEVIDEFSMFDDWMDKYSYLIELGKELPLIDEKYKTNQYLITGCQSRVWLHAELKDGKMYLTADSDAVITKGIISLLIRVLSGHTPAEILEAKLDFLEKIGLKEHLSPTRANGLSSMVKQIMLYARAFQIQLKQQ from the coding sequence ATGACCATTGCTGAAAAAGAACAGGAAGTCATTGACGAATTTTCCATGTTTGACGACTGGATGGATAAGTATTCATACCTTATTGAGCTGGGAAAAGAGCTTCCGCTGATTGACGAAAAATATAAAACCAACCAGTATTTAATTACAGGCTGTCAAAGCCGGGTTTGGTTGCATGCCGAGCTGAAAGACGGGAAAATGTACCTGACGGCTGATAGCGATGCCGTCATAACCAAAGGAATTATCAGCTTGCTTATCCGGGTTTTGTCGGGACATACTCCGGCAGAAATACTGGAAGCCAAACTCGACTTTCTGGAAAAAATCGGCTTGAAAGAACATCTTTCACCTACCCGCGCCAACGGACTTTCGTCGATGGTCAAACAAATTATGTTGTATGCCCGTGCTTTTCAAATCCAATTAAAACAACAATAA
- the leuC gene encoding 3-isopropylmalate dehydratase large subunit — protein MKPKTLFDKIWDSHVVDSVPDGPDVLYIDRHYIHEVTSPQAFSGLRQRGIPLFRPERTLATADHNIPTKNQDKPIREELSRIQVQTLEKNCKEFGVELYGLGHPYNGIVHVIGAELGFTQPGMTIVCGDSHTSTHGAFGSIAFGIGTSEVEMVFASQCVLQPKPKKMRINIEGTLGKAVTAKDIILYIISQISASGATGYFVEYAGSAIRSLSMEARMTICNMSIEMGARGGLIAPDEITFEYVKGREFAPKGKDWDRALEKWKNLKTDPDAVFDKELDFRAEDIRPMITYGTNPGMGIAIDGTIPALEEIPEAEQPSFLKALKYMDFEPGMKLEGHPVDYVFLGSCTNGRIEDIRAFAALVKGKKKAENITAWIVPGSRQVEKQAYEEGLVDILKEAGFELRQPGCSACLAMNEDKIPAGKYSVSTSNRNFEGRQGPGARTLLASPLTAAAAAVTGKITDPASLM, from the coding sequence GTGAAACCAAAAACATTATTTGATAAGATCTGGGACAGCCATGTGGTTGATTCGGTACCGGACGGACCGGATGTGCTGTATATCGACCGTCATTATATTCATGAAGTAACCAGTCCGCAGGCTTTTAGCGGATTGCGTCAGCGGGGAATTCCTTTATTTCGTCCCGAGCGTACCTTGGCCACGGCTGACCATAACATTCCTACCAAAAATCAGGATAAACCCATTCGCGAAGAACTCTCTCGCATTCAGGTACAAACGTTGGAAAAGAACTGCAAAGAATTTGGCGTGGAACTTTACGGGCTCGGACATCCGTATAACGGCATTGTTCATGTTATCGGAGCTGAACTGGGATTTACCCAGCCCGGCATGACCATTGTTTGTGGAGATAGCCACACTTCCACGCACGGTGCTTTCGGAAGTATTGCTTTTGGGATTGGTACCAGCGAAGTGGAGATGGTTTTTGCCAGTCAGTGTGTTTTGCAGCCCAAACCCAAAAAAATGCGGATAAATATTGAAGGGACGTTGGGGAAAGCGGTTACGGCAAAAGACATTATCCTTTATATTATTTCGCAGATCTCGGCCAGCGGAGCTACCGGTTATTTTGTAGAATATGCCGGAAGTGCTATTCGCAGTCTGAGTATGGAAGCCCGGATGACGATTTGTAATATGAGTATTGAGATGGGAGCCCGCGGAGGATTAATTGCTCCTGATGAAATAACTTTTGAATACGTGAAAGGCCGGGAGTTTGCTCCCAAAGGAAAAGACTGGGATCGGGCTCTTGAAAAATGGAAAAACCTGAAAACCGATCCGGATGCTGTATTTGACAAAGAATTAGATTTTCGGGCAGAAGATATTCGTCCGATGATCACGTACGGAACTAATCCGGGTATGGGAATCGCCATCGACGGAACCATCCCTGCATTGGAAGAAATACCGGAAGCAGAACAACCCTCATTTTTAAAAGCGTTAAAATATATGGATTTTGAACCCGGTATGAAATTAGAAGGTCATCCGGTGGATTATGTTTTTCTGGGAAGTTGTACCAATGGCCGTATCGAAGATATCCGGGCTTTTGCCGCTTTGGTAAAAGGCAAAAAGAAAGCCGAGAATATTACAGCCTGGATTGTTCCCGGATCAAGACAGGTGGAAAAACAGGCTTATGAAGAAGGCTTGGTTGATATTCTGAAAGAAGCCGGATTTGAATTGCGTCAGCCGGGATGTTCGGCATGTTTGGCAATGAACGAAGATAAAATTCCGGCCGGAAAATATTCGGTTTCTACCTCTAACCGTAATTTTGAAGGACGCCAGGGCCCCGGAGCCCGTACATTGCTGGCCAGTCCGCTGACGGCTGCAGCGGCTGCCGTAACCGGAAAAATTACCGATCCGGCTTCGTTGATGTAA
- a CDS encoding alpha-isopropylmalate synthase regulatory domain-containing protein, with amino-acid sequence MMRLEIMDTTLRDGEQTQGISFSPGEKLQLAKFLLTELGVDRVEIASARVSEGEFNAARKIARWAAETGKTDRVEVLGFIDNGQSIQWIQDAGLKVVNLLSKGSLRHLEKQLRKTPEEHVNEIKREVQWAKKSGIAANIYLEDWSNGMLQSPEYVYFMLDALKEENILRFMLPDTLGILNPDQTYTFCKKIRDRYPDLHFDFHAHNDYDLSVANVLASVKAGFNGIHTTINGLGERAGNAPLSSIVGVLHDHLKVKTGIVEKNINRASHLVERFSGIRIPVNKPIVGENVFTQTSGIHADGDSKDHLYYNDLLPERFGRTRKYALGKLSGKASIKKNLETLGYHLDNDALRQVTQRIIELGDRKESVTADDLPYIIADVLDNGALNKRIFIKNYTLTLSGGMRPMAHIRVQMDKDVRESSSIGDGQYDAFMKALWKIYDDLGKEKPVLTDYRVTIPPGGKTDALVETIIKWEFHGHTITTKGLDGDQTVAAIKATEKMLNIIEQKTENIQPKKINKN; translated from the coding sequence ATGATGCGTTTGGAAATTATGGATACGACCCTGCGTGACGGGGAACAAACACAAGGAATCTCTTTTTCACCGGGCGAAAAATTGCAGCTGGCTAAATTTCTGCTTACCGAGCTGGGAGTAGACCGTGTGGAGATTGCTTCTGCCCGTGTGTCGGAGGGAGAATTTAATGCCGCTCGTAAAATTGCCCGGTGGGCTGCCGAAACCGGAAAAACAGATCGTGTTGAGGTATTGGGGTTTATTGATAACGGACAGTCGATTCAATGGATACAGGATGCCGGATTGAAGGTGGTTAACTTGCTGAGTAAAGGGTCTTTACGTCATCTTGAAAAACAATTACGCAAAACGCCGGAAGAACATGTCAATGAAATAAAAAGAGAAGTGCAATGGGCAAAAAAATCGGGAATTGCGGCAAATATTTATCTCGAAGACTGGTCTAACGGAATGTTACAATCGCCCGAGTATGTCTATTTTATGCTTGATGCGCTGAAAGAGGAAAACATTCTGCGGTTTATGTTGCCGGATACACTGGGAATTTTAAACCCAGACCAAACGTATACTTTTTGTAAAAAAATAAGAGACCGTTATCCGGATTTACATTTTGATTTTCACGCCCATAACGATTATGATTTGTCGGTGGCTAATGTGTTGGCTTCCGTTAAAGCAGGCTTTAACGGAATTCATACAACCATCAACGGATTGGGTGAGCGGGCCGGAAATGCACCTTTGTCAAGTATTGTGGGCGTTTTACATGACCATCTGAAAGTAAAAACCGGTATTGTTGAAAAAAATATTAACCGGGCCAGCCATCTGGTAGAACGGTTCTCGGGAATTCGTATTCCGGTGAACAAACCCATTGTGGGCGAAAATGTGTTTACCCAGACTTCCGGCATCCATGCCGATGGCGACAGCAAAGACCATTTGTACTATAATGATTTGCTTCCGGAGCGTTTTGGAAGAACCCGGAAATATGCCCTGGGAAAACTTTCCGGGAAAGCCAGTATCAAAAAAAATCTGGAAACATTAGGGTATCATCTTGATAATGATGCGCTCCGGCAGGTAACCCAACGGATTATCGAGCTGGGTGACAGAAAAGAGAGTGTAACGGCTGATGATTTACCGTACATCATTGCCGACGTGCTGGATAACGGAGCCCTGAATAAACGGATTTTTATTAAAAATTATACCCTTACCCTTTCGGGAGGCATGCGGCCGATGGCGCATATTCGTGTGCAAATGGATAAAGATGTCCGGGAAAGCAGCTCAATAGGCGACGGACAGTACGATGCGTTTATGAAAGCTCTCTGGAAAATATATGATGATCTGGGAAAGGAAAAACCGGTTTTAACCGATTATCGGGTAACCATTCCTCCCGGCGGAAAAACCGATGCATTGGTCGAAACCATTATCAAATGGGAATTTCATGGCCATACCATCACAACAAAAGGATTGGATGGCGACCAAACAGTAGCAGCCATCAAAGCCACGGAAAAAATGTTGAATATCATTGAACAGAAAACAGAAAATATTCAACCGAAAAAAATAAATAAAAATTGA
- the leuD gene encoding 3-isopropylmalate dehydratase small subunit — protein MAIDKFDILTSTGVPLPAENVDTDQIIPARFLKATSREGFGENLFRDWRYDKAGKPVKDFVLNNPKYSGKILVAGKNFGSGSSREHAAWAIFDYGFRVVVSSFFADIFKNNAMNNGLLPVQVSEEFLKKIFAEIEKDPKVQLEIRLEEQTITLLSTGESEHFEINPYKKLCFLNGYDDIDFLLSKKEKIMAFEQQREQE, from the coding sequence ATGGCTATTGACAAATTTGATATACTGACTTCAACCGGTGTGCCTCTGCCGGCAGAAAATGTGGATACGGATCAGATTATTCCTGCACGCTTTCTGAAAGCAACATCCCGCGAAGGGTTTGGCGAAAATCTTTTTCGCGACTGGCGCTACGATAAAGCCGGAAAACCGGTGAAAGATTTTGTGCTGAATAACCCGAAATATTCCGGAAAGATTCTCGTAGCCGGGAAAAACTTTGGAAGTGGTTCCAGCCGTGAACATGCTGCGTGGGCTATTTTTGATTATGGCTTTCGGGTGGTGGTGTCCAGCTTTTTTGCAGACATCTTTAAAAATAATGCCATGAACAATGGCTTGCTGCCCGTCCAGGTTTCAGAAGAATTTCTGAAAAAGATCTTTGCTGAGATAGAAAAAGACCCGAAAGTGCAGCTGGAAATTCGGCTTGAAGAGCAAACCATTACTTTGCTTTCTACCGGAGAAAGTGAACATTTTGAAATCAATCCGTATAAAAAACTCTGCTTTTTAAATGGTTATGATGATATTGATTTTCTTTTGAGTAAAAAAGAGAAAATTATGGCATTTGAACAACAAAGAGAACAGGAATGA